One part of the Arabidopsis thaliana chromosome 1 sequence genome encodes these proteins:
- the THO2 gene encoding THO2 (THO2; FUNCTIONS IN: molecular_function unknown; INVOLVED IN: biological_process unknown; LOCATED IN: cellular_component unknown; EXPRESSED IN: 24 plant structures; EXPRESSED DURING: 13 growth stages; CONTAINS InterPro DOMAIN/s: THO complex, subunitTHOC2, C-region (InterPro:IPR021418), THO complex, subunitTHOC2, N-region (InterPro:IPR021726); Has 19944 Blast hits to 14322 proteins in 730 species: Archae - 16; Bacteria - 829; Metazoa - 10835; Fungi - 2538; Plants - 1298; Viruses - 76; Other Eukaryotes - 4352 (source: NCBI BLink).), whose protein sequence is MSLPLLECKYVTEEFVREGKNGNYGTKLPSSVPMLRFLYELSWILVRGELPIQSCKAVLEGVEFLDKPSREELASCFADVVTQIAQDLTMSGDQRSRLIKLAKWLVESQTVPQRLFQERCEEEFLWEADMVKIKAQDLKGKEVRLNTRLLYQQTKFNLLREESEGYAKLATLLCRGSASSSHNASAATMGIIKSLIGHFDLDPNRVFDIVLDCFELEQDYDTFLNLIPIFPKSHASQILGFKFQYYQRLEVNSPVPVGLYKLTALLVKEEFINLESIYAHLLPKDEEVFEDYNVSSAKRFEEANKIGKINLAATGKDLMEDEKQGDVTVDLFAALDMESEAVTERLPELENNQTLGLLNGFLSVDDWYHANILFERLAPLNPVAHDQICSGLFRLIEKSITHSYRIARQTRFQSSSSASTVKLTPTANTTANRTYLDLPKEVFQMLVTVGPYLYRNTQLLQKICRVLRAYYLSALDLVRDGSNQEGSAYEVSRGHLKEVRLRVEEALGTCLLPSLQLVPANPAVGHEIWEVMSLLPYEARYRLYGEWEKDDEQNPLLLAARQVAKLDTRRILKRLAKENLKQLGRMVAKLAHANPMTVLRTIVNQIEAYRDMIAPVVDAFKYLTQLEYDILEYVVIERLAQSGRDKLKDDGINLSDWLQSLASFWGHLCKKYPSMELRGLFQYLVNQLKRGQGIELVLLQELVQQMANVQYTENLTEDQLDAMAGSETLRYHATSFGMMRNNKALIKSSNRLRDSLLPNDEPKLAIPLLLLIAQHRSLVVVNADAPYIKMVTEQFDRCHGILLQYVDFLSSAVSPTTAYARLVPSLDELVHTYHLEAEVAFLVFRPVMRLFKCRRNGDVSWPLDSGESMDADSEISESESSMILDVGTSEKAVTWSDVLDTVRTMLPSKAWNSLSPDLYATFWGLTLYDLHVPRNRYESEISKQHTALKTLEEVADNSSSAITKRKKEKERIQESLDRLTGELKKHEEHVASVRRRLSREKDTWLSSCPDTLKINMEFLQRCIFPRCTFSMADSVYCAMFVNMLHSLGTPFFNTVNHIDVLICKTLQPMICCCTEYEVGRLGRFLFETLKIAYHWKSKESVYEHECGNMPGFAVYYRYPNSQRVTFGQFVKVHWKWSGRITRLLIQCLESNEYMEIRNALIMLTKISGVFPVTRKTGINLEKRATKIKNDEREDLKVLATGVGAALSARKPHWVTDEEFSMGFLELKAPPVHTPKHASSQNGLLVGVSQGEPTGERATVNQQPESGGLGKDQMLKTKPLDGRTESIPSKSDQGHLKSKGGNPLDSQPSISKKSMEQKETDETPRISDENPVKPASKYSEAELKASSKRGASVNKSAKQDFGKDDGKSGKAIGRTSTADKDLNYLESRQSGLTKALSSTAANGSIATGSSKVKDDGAEALDAQKQSSRTVHSPRHEIVTSVRSSDRLQKRANAVEDSERISKRRKGDAEHKEHDSEPRSSDRDRSVEARLDLNKTVTDDQSTHRDQDRSKDKGYERQDRDHRERVDRSDKPRGDDVEKARDKSLERHGRERSVEKGLDKGTTRSYDRNKDERNKDDRSKLRHSEASLEKSHPDDHFHSQGLPPPPPLPPNIIPHSMAAKEDLERRAGGARHSQRLSPRHEEREKRRSEENLSVSVDDAKRRRDDDIRDRKRDDRETITVKGEEREREREREREREKSLPLKEDFEASKRRKLKREQQVPSAEPGEYSPMPHHSSLSTSMGPSSYEGRERKSSSMIQHGGYLEEPSIRLLGKEASSKMARRDPDPIYDREWEDDKRRAERKRRDRK, encoded by the exons ATGTCTCTTCCGCTACTGGAGTGTAAGTACGTGACGGAGGAGTTTGTTCGTGAAGGTAAGAATGGCAACTATGGAACCAAGCTGCCCAGCTCTGTGCCGATGCTTCGTTTCCTCTACGAGCTCTCTTGGATTTTG GTTCGTGGCGAATTGCCAATTCAGAGCTGTAAGGCAGTGTTGGAAGGTGTGGAGTTTTTGGATAAGCCATCGAGAGAAGAATTAGCTTCGTGTTTTGCGGATGTTGTGACTCAGATAGCTCAAGAC CTTACCATGTCGGGAGATCAACGTTCTCGTCTAATCAAATTG GCGAAATGGCTTGTGGAATCACAGACAGTCCCTCAAAGGCTTTTCCAAGAGCGTTGCGAG gagGAGTTTCTCTGGGAAGCTGATATGGTTAAAATAAAGGCCCAAGATTTGAAGGGGAAAGAG GTGCGATTAAACACTCGTCTTCTGTACCAGCAGACAAAGTTCAACTTACTCCGTGAAGAAAGCGAGGGATATGCCAAATTG GCCACTCTTTTGTGCCGAGGATCTGCAAGTTCTTCGCACAATGCATCAGCAGCAACGATGGGAATTATCAAG TCATTAATTGGGCATTTTGACCTGGATCCAAACCGTGTTTTCGACATT GTTTTAGATTGCTTTGAACTCGAACAAGATTACGACACATTTCTCAATCTAATTCCTATCTTTCCCAAG TCTCATGCTTCACAAATTCTTGGATTTAAATTCCAATACTATCAGAGACTAGAGGTGAATAGCCCTGTTCCAGTTGGGCTCTATAAGCTTACAGCCTTGCTAGTAAAGGAAGAGTTTATCAATCTTGAAAGCAT ATATGCACATCTGCTACCTAAGGACGAGGAAGTTTTTGAGGATTATAATGTTTCTTCTGCAAAGCGGTTTGAAGAG GCCAATAAAATTGGAAAGATTAATCTCGCTGCTACTGGGAAGGATCTTATGGAAGATGAGAAGCAAGGAGATGTCACAGTAGATCTCTTTGCTGCTTTAGACATGGAAAGTGAAGCTGTTACTGAGCGATTACCAGAGCTTGAAAATAATCAGACTCTGGGCCTACTTAATGGTTTCCTCTCTGTGGACGATTG GTATCATGCAAATATCTTGTTCGAGCGTCTTGCACCTCTTAATCCAGTGGCACACGATCAGATCTGTAGTGGGTTGTTTAG GCTTATAGAGAAGTCAATCACTCATTCTTATCGCATTGCTCGTCAGACACGTTTTCAAAGTTCTTCTTCTGCGAGCACAGTTAAGCTCACACCCACTGCTAATACGACAGCTAATAGGACTTATCTAGATCTTCCGAAAGAAGTGTTTCAAATGCTTGTTACTGTTGGACCCTACCTCTACCGCAATACACAATTGTTGCAGAAG ATTTGTAGAGTATTAAGGGCTTACTACTTGTCGGCCTTGGATCTTGTTCGCGATGGGTCAAATCAAGAAGGTAGTGCATATGAAGTTTCTCGTGGGCACCTGAAAGAAGTTAGGTTGAGAGTGGAAGAAGCTCTAGGAACATGTCTTCTGCCATCGTTACAGTTAGTACCTGCAAATCCAGCAGTTGGTCATGAGATTTGGGAAGTGATGAGTCTCCTTCCATATGAG GCTCGTTATCGCTTATATGGTGAGTGGGAAAAGGACGATGAGCAGAATCCTTTGTTGTTGGCAGCAAGGCAAGTGGCAAAG TTGGATACTAGAAGAATTCTGAAACGGCTTGCAAAAGAAAATCTGAAGCAGTTAGGAAGGATGGTGGCAAAACTAGCTCATGCCAATCCCATGACGGTGCTTCGGACAATTGTAAATCAG ATTGAAGCATACAGAGATATGATTGCTCCTGTTGTGGATGCCTTCAAGTACTTGACACAG CTTGAGTATGATATCCTGGAATATGTAGTGATTGAGAGACTGGCACAAAGCGGACGAGATAAACTTAAAGACGACGGGATTAATTTATCAGACTGGCTTCAATCTTTGGCATCCTTTTGGGGTCACCT GTGTAAGAAGTATCCATCAATGGAGTTGAGGGGTCTTTTTCAGTATCTCGTAAACCAGTTAAAGAGGGGCCAAGGGATTGAGCTTGTTCTTCTCCAG GAACTGGTCCAGCAGATGGCAAATGTACAATACACTGAGAACCTTACTGAAGATCAGTTGGATGCCATGGCAGGAAGTGAGACTTTACGTTATCATGCAACATCATTTGGCATGATGCGAAACAACAAG GCACTTatcaaatcatcaaaccgTCTACGAGATTCGTTACTTCCAAATGATGAACCAAAGTTAGCTATCCCCCTTTTGTTACTTATCGCGCAGCATCGTTCTCT AGTTGTGGTGAATGCGGATGCGCCTTATATTAAGATGGTCACTGAACAGTTCGACAGATGTCATGGAATTCTTCTCCAATACGTGGACTTCCTTTCTAGTGCTGTCAGTCCTACTACTGCTTATGCTCGGCTGGTACCTTCGCTTGATGAGCTTGTTCATACATACCATCTCGAAGCAGAG GTCGCATTTTTGGTATTTCGCCCTGTGATGAGGCTCTTCAAGTGTCGACGGAATGGTGATGTTTCATGGCCTTTAGATAGTGGGGAATCTATGGATGCGGATTCTGAAATATCAGAGTCTGAGAGTTCCATGATTCTCGATGTCGGTACATCTGAAAAAGCTGTAAC GTGGTCTGATGTTCTTGATACAGTAAGGACAATGCTGCCCTCAAAAGCTTGGAATAGTCTATCGCCAGACCTCTACGCTACATTTTGGGGGCTTACGCTTTATGATCTCCATGTCCCCAGAAATCGTTATGAGTCTGAGATATCTAAACAGCATACTGCCCTTAAGACACTTGAAGAGGTTGCTGATAATTCTAGCTCAGCAATTaccaagaggaagaaagagaaggaaaggaTTCAAGAGTCTCTTGATCGTCTAACCGGTGAGCTGAAAAAGCATGAAGAACATGTGGCTTCTGTCCGTAGAAGGCTTTCACGTGAAAAGGATACATGGTTGAGCTCCTGTCCAGATACTTTGAAGATTAATATGGAGTTCCTGCAGCGTTGTATTTTCCCTCGTTGCACATTTAGCATGGCAGATTCTGTGTACTGCGCGATGTTTGTAAATATGCTTCACTCGCTTGGAACACCCTTTTTTAACACTGTCAACCACATTGATGTCCTGATATGTAAAACGCTGCAACCAATGATCTGCTGCTGTACTGAATATGAAGTTGGAAGACTGGGgaggtttttgtttgagaCCTTGAAGATTGCATACCACTGGAAG AGTAAAGAATCAGTCTATGAACATGAGTGCGGAAACATGCCAGGGTTTGCTGTTTATTATAGATACCCGAACAGCCAGCGTGTCACATTTGGACAATTTGTGAAG GTACATTGGAAATGGAGTGGAAGAATCACACGACTTTTGATCCAGTGTCTGGAGTCTAATGAGTATATGGAGATTCGTAATGCCCTTAttatgttaacaaaaatatctggTGTTTTCCCAGTTACTCGGAAAACTGGGATAAACCTTGAGAAACGGGCAA CCAAGATTAAAAATGATGAGCGAGAGGACCTTAAGGTCTTAGCAACTGGTGTTGGGGCTGCTCTGTCTGCAAGAAAA CCACATTGGGTTACAGACGAAGAATTTAGCATGGGCTTCCTTGAACTAAAGGCTCCGCCAGTACATACTCCAAAACATGCTTCTTCCCAGAATGGCTTGTTAGTTGGTGTCTCCCAAGGTGAACCAACTGGGGAAAGAGCTACTGTTAACCAGCAGCCTGAGTCTGGTGGATTGGGCAAGGACCAGATGTTGAAAACTAAACCTCTAGATGGAAGAACGGAAAGTATACCTTCAAAATCTGATCAAGGACATCTAAAATCAAAGGGAGGCAATCCATTGGATTCCCAACCATCCATATCTAAGAAGTCAATGGAACAAAAGGAAACAGATGAAACACCCAGAATATCTGACGAGAATCCTGTCAAACCTGCTTCAAAATATTCTGAAGCCGAG TTAAAAGCTTCCTCTAAACGAGGTGCGTCAGTGAACAAATCTGCAAAGCAAGATTTTGGAAAAGATGATGGAAAGTCCGGTAAAGCTATTGGAAGAACATCCACAGCTGACAAAGATCTTAATTATCTGGAGAGCAGGCAATCAGGTTTGACCAAAGCTCTTTCCAGCACAGCAGCCAATGGTAGCATAGCTACTGGGTCGTCCAAAG TAAAAGATGATGGCGCTGAAGCTTTGGATGCACAAAAGCAATCTTCTCGGACTGTTCATTCCCCTAGGCATGAAATTGTCACTTCTGTGAGATCCAGTGATAGGTTACAAAAACGAGCTAATGCTGTTGAAGATAGTGAAAGGATAAGTAAACGTCGTAAAGGAGATGCTGAGCACAAAGAGCATGACAGTGAGCCTCGATCGAGTGACCGAGATAGATCAGTCGAGGCCCGATTggatttaaacaaaacagttACTGATGACCAAAGCACCCATAGGGATCAAGATAGATCAAAGGATAAGGGTTATGAAAGACAGGATCGAGACCACAGAGAAAGAGTCGATCGTTCTGATAAACCTCGTGGAGATGATGTTGAGAAAGCACGAGACAAATCCTTGGAACGTCATGGTAGAGAACGCTCAGTTGAGAAGGGTCTAGATAAAGGAACAACTAGGAGTTATGATAGAAACAAggatgaaagaaacaaagatgataGAAGCAAACTGCGTCATAGTGAAGCATCACTTGAGAAATCTCATCCTGATGACCATTTTCATTCTCAAGGTTTACCCCCACCTCCACCTTTACCTCCTAACATCATTCCACATTCTATGGCCGCAAAAGAAGACCTCGAAAGAAGGGCTGGCGGTGCAAGGCATTCTCAGAGGCTTTCCCCGAGgcatgaagaaagagagaaacgaCGCTCTGAAGAGAATTTATCAGTTTCTGTGGATGATGCAAAACGtagaagagatgatgatatTAGGGACCGAAAGCGAGATGACCGAGAAACAATCACTGTGAAG ggagaagaaagagaaagggaaagggaaagagagagggaaagagaaaaaagcCTCCCTTTGAAAGAGGATTTTGAAGCCTCCAAGAGAAGGAAGCTTAAGAGGGAGCAACAGGTCCCATCTGCAGAGCCAGGAGAATACTCTCCTATGCCACATCATTCGTCTTTATCGACCAGTATGGGACCATCATCGTACGAAGGCAGAGAGCGGAAGAGCAGTAGTATGATTCAACACGGAGGTTATCTTGAAGAGCCAAGCATCAGACTTCTTGGAAAAGAAGCTTCCAGCAAAATGGCTCGTCGTGATCCTGACCC AATCTATGACCGTGAATGGGAAGACGACAAGAGGAGAGCAGAGCGGAAGCGGAGAGATCGGAAGTAG
- the THO2 gene encoding THO2, giving the protein MSLPLLECKYVTEEFVREGKNGNYGTKLPSSVPMLRFLYELSWILVRGELPIQSCKAVLEGVEFLDKPSREELASCFADVVTQIAQDLTMSGDQRSRLIKLAKWLVESQTVPQRLFQERCEEEFLWEADMVKIKAQDLKGKEVRLNTRLLYQQTKFNLLREESEGYAKLATLLCRGSASSSHNASAATMGIIKSLIGHFDLDPNRVFDIVLDCFELEQDYDTFLNLIPIFPKSHASQILGFKFQYYQRLEVNSPVPVGLYKLTALLVKEEFINLESIYAHLLPKDEEVFEDYNVSSAKRFEEANKIGKINLAATGKDLMEDEKQGDVTVDLFAALDMESEAVTERLPELENNQTLGLLNGFLSVDDWYHANILFERLAPLNPVAHDQICSGLFRLIEKSITHSYRIARQTRFQSSSSASTVKLTPTANTTANRTYLDLPKEVFQMLVTVGPYLYRNTQLLQKICRVLRAYYLSALDLVRDGSNQEGSAYEVSRGHLKEVRLRVEEALGTCLLPSLQLVPANPAVGHEIWEVMSLLPYEARYRLYGEWEKDDEQNPLLLAARQVAKLDTRRILKRLAKENLKQLGRMVAKLAHANPMTVLRTIVNQIEAYRDMIAPVVDAFKYLTQLEYDILEYVVIERLAQSGRDKLKDDGINLSDWLQSLASFWGHLCKKYPSMELRGLFQYLVNQLKRGQGIELVLLQELVQQMANVQYTENLTEDQLDAMAGSETLRYHATSFGMMRNNKALIKSSNRLRDSLLPNDEPKLAIPLLLLIAQHRSLVVVNADAPYIKMVTEQFDRCHGILLQYVDFLSSAVSPTTAYARLVPSLDELVHTYHLEAEVAFLVFRPVMRLFKCRRNGDVSWPLDSGESMDADSEISESESSMILDVGTSEKAVTWSDVLDTVRTMLPSKAWNSLSPDLYATFWGLTLYDLHVPRNRYESEISKQHTALKTLEEVADNSSSAITKRKKEKERIQESLDRLTGELKKHEEHVASVRRRLSREKDTWLSSCPDTLKINMEFLQRCIFPRCTFSMADSVYCAMFVNMLHSLGTPFFNTVNHIDVLICKTLQPMICCCTEYEVGRLGRFLFETLKIAYHWKSKESVYEHECGNMPGFAVYYRYPNSQRVTFGQFVKVHWKWSGRITRLLIQCLESNEYMEIRNALIMLTKISGVFPVTRKTGINLEKRVAKIKNDEREDLKVLATGVGAALSARKPHWVTDEEFSMGFLELKAPPVHTPKHASSQNGLLVGVSQGEPTGERATVNQQPESGGLGKDQMLKTKPLDGRTESIPSKSDQGHLKSKGGNPLDSQPSISKKSMEQKETDETPRISDENPVKPASKYSEAELKASSKRGASVNKSAKQDFGKDDGKSGKAIGRTSTADKDLNYLESRQSGLTKALSSTAANGSIATGSSKVKDDGAEALDAQKQSSRTVHSPRHEIVTSVRSSDRLQKRANAVEDSERISKRRKGDAEHKEHDSEPRSSDRDRSVEARLDLNKTVTDDQSTHRDQDRSKDKGYERQDRDHRERVDRSDKPRGDDVEKARDKSLERHGRERSVEKGLDKGTTRSYDRNKDERNKDDRSKLRHSEASLEKSHPDDHFHSQGLPPPPPLPPNIIPHSMAAKEDLERRAGGARHSQRLSPRHEEREKRRSEENLSVSVDDAKRRRDDDIRDRKRDDRETITVKGEEREREREREREREKSLPLKEDFEASKRRKLKREQQVPSAEPGEYSPMPHHSSLSTSMGPSSYEGRERKSSSMIQHGGYLEEPSIRLLGKEASSKMARRDPDPYP; this is encoded by the exons ATGTCTCTTCCGCTACTGGAGTGTAAGTACGTGACGGAGGAGTTTGTTCGTGAAGGTAAGAATGGCAACTATGGAACCAAGCTGCCCAGCTCTGTGCCGATGCTTCGTTTCCTCTACGAGCTCTCTTGGATTTTG GTTCGTGGCGAATTGCCAATTCAGAGCTGTAAGGCAGTGTTGGAAGGTGTGGAGTTTTTGGATAAGCCATCGAGAGAAGAATTAGCTTCGTGTTTTGCGGATGTTGTGACTCAGATAGCTCAAGAC CTTACCATGTCGGGAGATCAACGTTCTCGTCTAATCAAATTG GCGAAATGGCTTGTGGAATCACAGACAGTCCCTCAAAGGCTTTTCCAAGAGCGTTGCGAG gagGAGTTTCTCTGGGAAGCTGATATGGTTAAAATAAAGGCCCAAGATTTGAAGGGGAAAGAG GTGCGATTAAACACTCGTCTTCTGTACCAGCAGACAAAGTTCAACTTACTCCGTGAAGAAAGCGAGGGATATGCCAAATTG GCCACTCTTTTGTGCCGAGGATCTGCAAGTTCTTCGCACAATGCATCAGCAGCAACGATGGGAATTATCAAG TCATTAATTGGGCATTTTGACCTGGATCCAAACCGTGTTTTCGACATT GTTTTAGATTGCTTTGAACTCGAACAAGATTACGACACATTTCTCAATCTAATTCCTATCTTTCCCAAG TCTCATGCTTCACAAATTCTTGGATTTAAATTCCAATACTATCAGAGACTAGAGGTGAATAGCCCTGTTCCAGTTGGGCTCTATAAGCTTACAGCCTTGCTAGTAAAGGAAGAGTTTATCAATCTTGAAAGCAT ATATGCACATCTGCTACCTAAGGACGAGGAAGTTTTTGAGGATTATAATGTTTCTTCTGCAAAGCGGTTTGAAGAG GCCAATAAAATTGGAAAGATTAATCTCGCTGCTACTGGGAAGGATCTTATGGAAGATGAGAAGCAAGGAGATGTCACAGTAGATCTCTTTGCTGCTTTAGACATGGAAAGTGAAGCTGTTACTGAGCGATTACCAGAGCTTGAAAATAATCAGACTCTGGGCCTACTTAATGGTTTCCTCTCTGTGGACGATTG GTATCATGCAAATATCTTGTTCGAGCGTCTTGCACCTCTTAATCCAGTGGCACACGATCAGATCTGTAGTGGGTTGTTTAG GCTTATAGAGAAGTCAATCACTCATTCTTATCGCATTGCTCGTCAGACACGTTTTCAAAGTTCTTCTTCTGCGAGCACAGTTAAGCTCACACCCACTGCTAATACGACAGCTAATAGGACTTATCTAGATCTTCCGAAAGAAGTGTTTCAAATGCTTGTTACTGTTGGACCCTACCTCTACCGCAATACACAATTGTTGCAGAAG ATTTGTAGAGTATTAAGGGCTTACTACTTGTCGGCCTTGGATCTTGTTCGCGATGGGTCAAATCAAGAAGGTAGTGCATATGAAGTTTCTCGTGGGCACCTGAAAGAAGTTAGGTTGAGAGTGGAAGAAGCTCTAGGAACATGTCTTCTGCCATCGTTACAGTTAGTACCTGCAAATCCAGCAGTTGGTCATGAGATTTGGGAAGTGATGAGTCTCCTTCCATATGAG GCTCGTTATCGCTTATATGGTGAGTGGGAAAAGGACGATGAGCAGAATCCTTTGTTGTTGGCAGCAAGGCAAGTGGCAAAG TTGGATACTAGAAGAATTCTGAAACGGCTTGCAAAAGAAAATCTGAAGCAGTTAGGAAGGATGGTGGCAAAACTAGCTCATGCCAATCCCATGACGGTGCTTCGGACAATTGTAAATCAG ATTGAAGCATACAGAGATATGATTGCTCCTGTTGTGGATGCCTTCAAGTACTTGACACAG CTTGAGTATGATATCCTGGAATATGTAGTGATTGAGAGACTGGCACAAAGCGGACGAGATAAACTTAAAGACGACGGGATTAATTTATCAGACTGGCTTCAATCTTTGGCATCCTTTTGGGGTCACCT GTGTAAGAAGTATCCATCAATGGAGTTGAGGGGTCTTTTTCAGTATCTCGTAAACCAGTTAAAGAGGGGCCAAGGGATTGAGCTTGTTCTTCTCCAG GAACTGGTCCAGCAGATGGCAAATGTACAATACACTGAGAACCTTACTGAAGATCAGTTGGATGCCATGGCAGGAAGTGAGACTTTACGTTATCATGCAACATCATTTGGCATGATGCGAAACAACAAG GCACTTatcaaatcatcaaaccgTCTACGAGATTCGTTACTTCCAAATGATGAACCAAAGTTAGCTATCCCCCTTTTGTTACTTATCGCGCAGCATCGTTCTCT AGTTGTGGTGAATGCGGATGCGCCTTATATTAAGATGGTCACTGAACAGTTCGACAGATGTCATGGAATTCTTCTCCAATACGTGGACTTCCTTTCTAGTGCTGTCAGTCCTACTACTGCTTATGCTCGGCTGGTACCTTCGCTTGATGAGCTTGTTCATACATACCATCTCGAAGCAGAG GTCGCATTTTTGGTATTTCGCCCTGTGATGAGGCTCTTCAAGTGTCGACGGAATGGTGATGTTTCATGGCCTTTAGATAGTGGGGAATCTATGGATGCGGATTCTGAAATATCAGAGTCTGAGAGTTCCATGATTCTCGATGTCGGTACATCTGAAAAAGCTGTAAC GTGGTCTGATGTTCTTGATACAGTAAGGACAATGCTGCCCTCAAAAGCTTGGAATAGTCTATCGCCAGACCTCTACGCTACATTTTGGGGGCTTACGCTTTATGATCTCCATGTCCCCAGAAATCGTTATGAGTCTGAGATATCTAAACAGCATACTGCCCTTAAGACACTTGAAGAGGTTGCTGATAATTCTAGCTCAGCAATTaccaagaggaagaaagagaaggaaaggaTTCAAGAGTCTCTTGATCGTCTAACCGGTGAGCTGAAAAAGCATGAAGAACATGTGGCTTCTGTCCGTAGAAGGCTTTCACGTGAAAAGGATACATGGTTGAGCTCCTGTCCAGATACTTTGAAGATTAATATGGAGTTCCTGCAGCGTTGTATTTTCCCTCGTTGCACATTTAGCATGGCAGATTCTGTGTACTGCGCGATGTTTGTAAATATGCTTCACTCGCTTGGAACACCCTTTTTTAACACTGTCAACCACATTGATGTCCTGATATGTAAAACGCTGCAACCAATGATCTGCTGCTGTACTGAATATGAAGTTGGAAGACTGGGgaggtttttgtttgagaCCTTGAAGATTGCATACCACTGGAAG AGTAAAGAATCAGTCTATGAACATGAGTGCGGAAACATGCCAGGGTTTGCTGTTTATTATAGATACCCGAACAGCCAGCGTGTCACATTTGGACAATTTGTGAAG GTACATTGGAAATGGAGTGGAAGAATCACACGACTTTTGATCCAGTGTCTGGAGTCTAATGAGTATATGGAGATTCGTAATGCCCTTAttatgttaacaaaaatatctggTGTTTTCCCAGTTACTCGGAAAACTGGGATAAACCTTGAGAAACGG GTAGCCAAGATTAAAAATGATGAGCGAGAGGACCTTAAGGTCTTAGCAACTGGTGTTGGGGCTGCTCTGTCTGCAAGAAAA CCACATTGGGTTACAGACGAAGAATTTAGCATGGGCTTCCTTGAACTAAAGGCTCCGCCAGTACATACTCCAAAACATGCTTCTTCCCAGAATGGCTTGTTAGTTGGTGTCTCCCAAGGTGAACCAACTGGGGAAAGAGCTACTGTTAACCAGCAGCCTGAGTCTGGTGGATTGGGCAAGGACCAGATGTTGAAAACTAAACCTCTAGATGGAAGAACGGAAAGTATACCTTCAAAATCTGATCAAGGACATCTAAAATCAAAGGGAGGCAATCCATTGGATTCCCAACCATCCATATCTAAGAAGTCAATGGAACAAAAGGAAACAGATGAAACACCCAGAATATCTGACGAGAATCCTGTCAAACCTGCTTCAAAATATTCTGAAGCCGAG TTAAAAGCTTCCTCTAAACGAGGTGCGTCAGTGAACAAATCTGCAAAGCAAGATTTTGGAAAAGATGATGGAAAGTCCGGTAAAGCTATTGGAAGAACATCCACAGCTGACAAAGATCTTAATTATCTGGAGAGCAGGCAATCAGGTTTGACCAAAGCTCTTTCCAGCACAGCAGCCAATGGTAGCATAGCTACTGGGTCGTCCAAAG TAAAAGATGATGGCGCTGAAGCTTTGGATGCACAAAAGCAATCTTCTCGGACTGTTCATTCCCCTAGGCATGAAATTGTCACTTCTGTGAGATCCAGTGATAGGTTACAAAAACGAGCTAATGCTGTTGAAGATAGTGAAAGGATAAGTAAACGTCGTAAAGGAGATGCTGAGCACAAAGAGCATGACAGTGAGCCTCGATCGAGTGACCGAGATAGATCAGTCGAGGCCCGATTggatttaaacaaaacagttACTGATGACCAAAGCACCCATAGGGATCAAGATAGATCAAAGGATAAGGGTTATGAAAGACAGGATCGAGACCACAGAGAAAGAGTCGATCGTTCTGATAAACCTCGTGGAGATGATGTTGAGAAAGCACGAGACAAATCCTTGGAACGTCATGGTAGAGAACGCTCAGTTGAGAAGGGTCTAGATAAAGGAACAACTAGGAGTTATGATAGAAACAAggatgaaagaaacaaagatgataGAAGCAAACTGCGTCATAGTGAAGCATCACTTGAGAAATCTCATCCTGATGACCATTTTCATTCTCAAGGTTTACCCCCACCTCCACCTTTACCTCCTAACATCATTCCACATTCTATGGCCGCAAAAGAAGACCTCGAAAGAAGGGCTGGCGGTGCAAGGCATTCTCAGAGGCTTTCCCCGAGgcatgaagaaagagagaaacgaCGCTCTGAAGAGAATTTATCAGTTTCTGTGGATGATGCAAAACGtagaagagatgatgatatTAGGGACCGAAAGCGAGATGACCGAGAAACAATCACTGTGAAG ggagaagaaagagaaagggaaagggaaagagagagggaaagagaaaaaagcCTCCCTTTGAAAGAGGATTTTGAAGCCTCCAAGAGAAGGAAGCTTAAGAGGGAGCAACAGGTCCCATCTGCAGAGCCAGGAGAATACTCTCCTATGCCACATCATTCGTCTTTATCGACCAGTATGGGACCATCATCGTACGAAGGCAGAGAGCGGAAGAGCAGTAGTATGATTCAACACGGAGGTTATCTTGAAGAGCCAAGCATCAGACTTCTTGGAAAAGAAGCTTCCAGCAAAATGGCTCGTCGTGATCCTGACCCGTATCCTTAA